Proteins from a single region of Coregonus clupeaformis isolate EN_2021a chromosome 35, ASM2061545v1, whole genome shotgun sequence:
- the LOC121550640 gene encoding histone-lysine N-methyltransferase, H3 lysine-36 specific-like codes for MSWPYELPISDAQACHSDPTLTSAPNDPVSPSSKHNNPNSRLDPSHAMQLSTAPGLKPPSTYGFMHKDLSSSYSPLRRLQHLTTMVSHPDLVLLGEGERASQGSREDSHTRNAVGKTDFGNSLALTAPQPGSRDTDTSKTNPSVEKKSDCCFSDQSSPAFSLDSNSPFANGYLPFESTLFDDDDDEEDDDDDTALPLTDRQRKVGKSPEPLPEFFNFKMDSPKKKSLPPVKFLEGEVIWAKFNRRPWWPCEMTVDPVQGTYHKMKEPSDRPCRQYHIRTFGEPVELAWVAGKATHTFHGGFEFEQLPLIRRRGRQRDKDYKYTCG; via the exons ATGAGTTGGCCCTATGAACTGCCCATCAGCGATGCTCAGGCCTGTCACTCTGACCCAACATTGACCTCTGCCCCCAATgaccccgtctctccctcctcaaAGCACAATAACCCCAATTCTAGACTAGACCCTTCACATGCCATGCAGCTGTCCACCGCCCCTGGCCTCAAACCTCCATCCACCTATGGGTTCATGCACAAGGACCTATCCTCTTCCTACAGTCCTCTGAGAAGGCTACAGCACCTGACCACCATGGTCAGCCACCCGGACCTGGTACTgcttggagagggggagagggcctCCCAGGGCTCCAGGGAGGACTCGCACACCCGGAATGCTGTTGGGAAAACTGACTTTGGGAATTCCTTGGCCCTCACAGCTCCCCAGCCAGGCAGCAGAGACACAGACACCAGTAAGACTAATCCTAGTGTGGAGAAGAAGAGTGACTGTTGCTTCTCTGACCAATCTAGTCCAGCCTTCTCACTGGATAGCAATAGCCCTTTTGCGAATGGCTACCTGCCCTTTGAGTCCACTttgtttgatgatgatgatgatgaagaggatgATGATGACGATACAGCTTTacctctgacagacagacaaagaaaaGTTGGAAAGTCACCTGAACCACTTCCTGAATTTTTCAACTTTAAG ATGGACAGCCCAAAGAAGAAGTCCCTTCCACCTGTAAAGTTTTTAGAGGGTGAAGTTATATGGGCAAAGTTCAACCGAAGACCCTGGTGGCCTTGTGAGATGACAGTTGACCCAGTACAGGGAACCTACCACAAAATGAAAG AGCCCAGTGATAGGCCTTGTCGGCAGTACCACATCAGGACCTTTGGGGAGCCTGTCGAACTGGCCTGGGTCGCAGGGAAAGCTACACACACTTTTCATGGAGGCTTTGAGTTTGAACAGCTCCCCTTGATACGCAGGAGAGGAAGGCAAAGAGACAAAGACTACAAATACACT TGTGGCTGA
- the LOC121551679 gene encoding histone-lysine N-methyltransferase, H3 lysine-36 specific codes for MVSSIPDSIDTTLHDGFTSENEDKALPIPPSSIPSASIPPAPSHLTNGTVSPQSKPSSTKGSISKKPQRKKKQSKASKAKNELFNTKTFGSTDKPEGDIEECPYSDLDSIPNILCPKTLERQSKPSQTHPSVPEVKEVKKQPEVQTGLWFSKPGKDRRLNTTTSISKHSSFSKGLCKKKTQTAAAVNRKTQVSSVAIKLCSSDQLKTPVSSVIVKERPADQSKTPASNATVQEMTGDQFNTPILSVPKLSDQSKALGKQPAHLPASNHLMTRALKAMEEAERKVSSSTNTTSDKPETKTDCYTEDKSSMVDNDNQITALPNCSSSKFTRSKDFEAEVKTENEGILVSQMPVDFIPLTSGKAKKENCLSHISSCSSPSPCFSPMDAFKDIKELSFKSLESSDGDGKHVSFKPNTNYKFSTILMLLKDMHDTREKDGTPLELEIGPPSAHVKEEPSVSPPLLGEESLGQGPSLSKSQQGKGKTKAKPKLKSSLKVETPQLEGSTNQDLKRPAKKRGLSGTKNKRNGKVPCGKRSPGPGYLEMETSHHLPSNAWQKVDQDSGTLGGVGEGCSGLTNERLQNMVRLEQGGADPSVSFQTKTGLDQQTIPATNTANTTPRTGERLEAPTAHKRIRKPSKRLIEWTEDYDQIFSTRKKQKKALQSLGKVAQSNSNKPYPVPSGKTTHDHAPLNPLPEPSKTLNGQVPPPIENTPPQDAPILSIDTLTLPPEADPSLLCDSLTKNVGDVPYLETIRKRQRKPTLKILEYSEAATIPKKKVKSLNSSSHAVHSGSGQHSFKSKIKQPMTSTPASSMPLPCTPAPCPQTPNCLARGSDFDLTTPPTKDTDLHDDGRDTIDPEIRQEGFTSSFDGSFSSMREESSLCDDTLFPNKKIIGDRGGAATLKENVCQVCEKTGELLLCEGQCCGAFHLQCIGLIEPPKGKFVCQECKSGVHTCFGCKKPGEDVRRCMIPVCGKFYHGECIANHAPVAPLHRGFRCSLHVCLSCFITNPVNPSVPKGRLMRCVRCPVAYHANDYCMAAGSVVLANNSFLCPNHFTPRKGVRNHEHVNVSWCFVCSEGGSLLCCESCPAAFHRECLNIDMPEGSWFCNDCQAGKKPHYKDILWVKVGRYRWWPAEVNHPKNIPENILRVRHDVGEFPVHFFGSNDYLWTYQARVFPYMDVDTNNKEKMGKGVDAIYKKALEEAASRFLELQAEKELRQLQEDRRNDKKPPPYRHIKVNRPIGKVQFITADLSEIPCCNCKASDENPCGIDSECINRMLMYECHPQVCPAGEGCQNQAFSKRQYSQVEIFRTLARGWGLRCAHDIKKGEFVNEYVGEVIDEEECRVRIKHAQDNDICNFYMLTLDKDRIIDAGPKGNQARFMNHSCRPNCETQKWTVNGDTRVGLFTLIDVPAGTELTFNYNLECLGNGKTVCKCEAPNCSGFLGVRPKNNPPADDKVRKLKKKVLAKRKNKMEVTKEREDECFSCGDGGQIVSCKRPGCPKVYHADCLNLTKRPAGRWECPWHQCDLCGKEAASFCEMCPSSYCTLHCDGMLFISKLDGRLSCSEHDPCGPDPLEPGEIREHLPDICALSPGLGAGVVIPGDAVAGAAATVTTTGTGDPQPSPGPESFPPLPISGPFSGPFSGPFSSPISGPISTPLPSSEAADSSHLFLPQYSPISSYEDEKEEMEDPLGDEEGDREGMEGELEDGEMEGLELKDEEEEEEVEEEEEEQHEEEEEE; via the exons ATGGTTTCCTCTATACCTGACTCCATAGATACAACCCTCCATGATGGGTTCACATCAGAGAATGAGGACAAGGCCCTTCCAATTCCCCCTTCCTCCATTCCATCCGCCTCTATACCCCCTGCACCAAGTCACTTAACAAACGGAACTGTGTCACCACAAAGTAAACCTTCCTCAACGAAAGGAAGCATTTCCAAGAAGCCTCAGAGGAAGAAGAAGCAAAGTAAAGCATCAAAAGCTAAAAATGAGTTATTCAACACCAAAACATTTGGCAGCACTGACAAGCCAGAGGGGGACATAGAAGAATGTCCATATTCGGACCTAGACTCTATCCCCAATATTTTGTGTCCTAAAACACTTGAGCGTCAATCCAAGCCCTCTCAGACTCATCCCTCAGTTCCAGAAGTAAAAGAAGTGAAGAAGCAGCCTGAAGTCCAAACTGGCCTGTGGTTCAGCAAACCAGGAAAAGACAGGCGACTCAACACTACCACCTCCATATCTAAACACAGTTCCTTTAGCAAGGGCCTCTGCAAGAAAAAGACTCAAACTGCAGCTGCTGTCAACAGAAAGACTCAAGTGTCCAGTGTGGCAATCAAATTATGCTCTAGTGATCAGTTGAAGACTCCAGTGTCCAGTGTAATAGTCAAAGAACGCCCTGCTGATCAGTCGAAGACTCCAGCGTCCAATGCAACAGTCCAAGAAATGACTGGTGATCAGTTTAATACTCCAATCTTAAGTGTGCCCAAGCTCTCTGATCAGTCGAAGGCCCTGGGCAAGCAGCCTGCGCATCTGCCCGCTAGCAACCACCTGATGACCAGAGCACTTAAAGCTATGGAGGAAGCTGAGCGGAAGGTCTCATCTTCCACAAACACTACCTCTGATAAACCAGAGACCAAAACAGACTGTTATACAGAGGACAAATCTTCAATGGTTGACAACGATAATCAGATCACAGCTTTGCCAAATTGCTCCTCATCAAAGTTCACCAGGTCGAAGGACTTTGAGGCAGAGGTTAAGACGGAAAATGAGGGCATCTTGGTATCCCAGATGCCTGTGGACTTCATACCTCTAACTTCTGGGAAGGCAAAGAAAGAGAACTGTCTGTCTCACAtctcctcctgttcctctcccTCGCCATGCTTCTCTCCCATGGACGCCTTCAAAGACATCAAAGAGTTATCCTTCAAGTCCCTGGAATCAAGTGATGGTGATGGAAAACATGTGTCTTTTAAACCAAACACTAACTACAAGTTCAGTACTATCCTCATGCTGCTGAAGGACATGCATGATACCAGGGAGAAAGATGGTACACCCTTGGAGCTGGAAATCGGACCACCTAGTGCCCATGTAAAAGAGGAGCCATCAGTGAGTCCACCCTTACTGGGAGAGGAGTCACTCGGTCAAGGCCCTAGTCTCAGTAAAAGTCAACAGGGCAAGGGAAAAACAAAGGCCAAACCCAAGCTCAAGTCTTCTCTGAAAGTAGAAACCCCACAACTTGAAGGCAGCACAAACCAGGACTTGAAAAGGCCAGCCAAAAAGAGAGGCTTGTCTGGGACTAAAAATAAACGTAATGGAAAAGTGCCTTGTGGTAAGAGGTCTCCTGGACCTGGCTACCTTGAGATGGAGACCTCACACCACCTTCCGAGCAATGCTTGGCAGAAGGTTGACCAGGATTCAGGAACAttagggggggtgggggagggctGCAGTGGGCTAACGAATGAGAGACTACAGAACATGGTGCGTTTGGAGCAGGGTGGTGCAGACCCATCGGTGTCCTTTCAGACAAAGACAGGGTTGGACCAGCAGACTATCCCTGCCACCAATACTGCAAACACTACACCAAGAACTGGGGAACGCCTGGAGGCTCCCACAG CACATAAACGAATTAGAAAACCAAGCAAAAGACTCATAGAATGGACAGAAGATTATGATCAGATATTCTCCACAAGGAAGAAACAGAAAAAGGCCCTCCAGTCTTTGGGAAAG GTGGCACAGTCCAACAGCAACAAACCATATCCCGTACCATCAGGGAAAACCACACATGACCACGCCCCTCTGAACCCACTTCCTGAACCATCCAAGACTCTGAATGGACAAGTCCCTCCCCCAATAGAGAACACTCCTCCTCAGGATGCACCTATCCTGTCCATAGATACTCTAACCCTGCCTCCTGAAGCAGACCCTTCGCTGTTGTGCGACAGTCTGACAAAGAATGTTG GTGACGTTCCTTACTTGGAAACCATCCGTAAGAGACAGAGGAAACCCACTCTGAAGATTCTGGAATACTCGGAGGCTGCCACAATCCCAAAGAAGAAG GTCAAGTCCCTGAACTCATCAAGCCATGCTGTTCATTCAG GCTCTGGACAACACTCCTTTAAATCAAAGATCAAGCAACCAATGACATCCACCCCTGCATCCTCCATGCCGTTGCCCTGCACGCCTGCACCCTGCCCCCAGACCCCGAATTGCCTGGCGAGGGGGTCAGACTTCGACCTCACCACGCCCCCCACTAAGGACACTGATCTCCATGACGATGGGCGGGACACCATAGACCCAGAGATCAGACAAGAG GGTTTTACATCCAGTTTCGATGGCAGCTTTTCATCCATGAGGGAGGAGTCTTCACTGTGTGATGACACACTCTTCCCCAATAAGAAGATCATAGGGGACAGAGGGGGCGCGGCCACATTGAAGGAGAATGTGTGTCAG GTATGTGAGAAGACTGGGGAGCTTCTGCTGTGTGAAGGCCAGTGTTGTGGGGCCTTCCACCTCCAGTGTATCGGCCTCATAGAGCCTCCTAAAGGGAAGTTTGTCTGCCAGGAGTGCAAGTCTG GTGTCCACACCTGTTTTGGGTGTAAGAAGCCAGGGGAGGACGTGAGGCGCTGTATGATTCCAGTGTGTGGGAAGTTCTACCATGGAGAGTGTATCGCCAACCACGCTCCCGTTGCCCCTCTGCACCGGGGCTTCCGCTGCTCCCTCcacgtctgtctgtcttgcttcaTCACTAACCCTGTCAACCCCTCCGTCCCCAAAG GTCGTCTGATGCGCTGTGTGCGTTGCCCCGTGGCGTACCATGCCAATGATTACTGCATGGCAGCGGGCAGTGTGGTCCTGGCcaacaacagtttcctgtgtcccAACCACTTCACCCCCCGCAAGGGAGTCCGCAACCATGAACACGTCAACGTCAGCTGGTGCTTTGTCTGCTCTGAAG GGGGCAGTCTGCTGTGCTGTGAGTCGTGTCCTGCTGCCTTCCACCGGGAGTGTCTGAACATCGACATGCCCGAGGGCAGCTGGTTCTGTAACGACTGCCAGGCCGGGAAGAAGCCCCACTATAAGGACATCCTGTGGGTCAAAGTGGGCCGGTACAG GTGGTGGCCTGCGGAGGTCAACCATCCCAAGAACATTCCGGAGAACATCCTACGTGTGAGGCACGACGTAGGAGAGTTCCCTGTGCACTTCTTTGGCTCCAACGACTACCTGTGGACCTACCAAGCCAGAGTCTTCCCCTACATGGACGTAGACACCAACAACAAGGAGAAGATGGGGAAGGGTGTAGACGCCATCTACAAGAAAG CTTTGGAGGAAGCTGCTAGCAGGTTTCTGGAACTGCAGGCAGAGAAAGAACTGAGACAGCTTCAGGAGGACAGGAGAAATGACAAGAAaccccctccatacagacacatcaag GTGAATCGGCCAATCGGGAAGGTGCAGTTCATCACGGCCGACCTATCAGAGATCCCGTGCTGTAACTGCAAGGCATCGGACGAGAACCCGTGTGGCATTGACTCTGAGTGTATTAACCGCATGCTGATGTACGAGTGCCACCCCCAGGTGTGCCCGGCGGGCGAGGGCTGCCAGAACCAGGCCTTCAGCAAGCGCCAGTATAGCCAGGTGGAGATCTTCAGGACACTGGCACGAGGCTGGGGCCTCCGCTGTGCCCATGACATCAAGAAG GGGGAGTTTGTGAATGAGTACGTAGGAGAGGTGATCGATGAGGAGGAGTGTCGGGTCAGGATCAAACATGCCCAGGATAACGACATCTGTAACTTCTATATGCTGACTCTGGACAAG GATCGGATCATTGATGCCGGGCCGAAGGGGAACCAGGCCCGCTTCATGAACCACAGCTGCAGGCCCAACTGTGAGACCCAGAAGTGGACGGTGAATGGAGATACACGTGTGGGGCTCTTCACTCTCATAGATGTCCCTGCAG gcaCAGAGCTGACGTTCAACTACAACCTGGAGTGTCTGGGGAATGGGAAGACTGTGTGTAAATGTGAAGCCCCAAACTGCAGCGGCTTCCTAGGAGTCCGGCCAAAG AACAACCCTCCAGCAGACGACAAGGTCCGCAAGCTGAAGAAGAAGGTCCTGGCAAAACGGAAGAACAAAATGGAGGTGACCAAGGAGAGGGAGGACGAGTGCTTTAGTTGTGGGGACGGGGGACAGATTGTGTCCTGTAAGAGACCAGGCTGTCCCAAGGTCTACCACGCAGACTGTCTCAACCTCACCAAGAGGCCTGCAG GTCGGTGGGAGTGCCCGTGGCACCAGTGTGACCTGTGTGGTAAGGAGGCAGCCTCCTTTTGTGAGATGTGTCCCAGCTCTTACTGCACACTGCACTGTGACGGCATGCTCTTCATCTCCAAGCTGGACGGACGGCTGTCCTGCAGCGAACACGACCCCTGTGGACCAGACCCCCTGGAGCCAGGGGAGATCAGGGAGCACCTACCTGACATCTGTGCTCTCTCACCGGGCCTGGGGGCTGGCGTAGTAATCCCTGGTGATGCTGTGGCTGGTGCTGCTGCTACAGTCACTACCACAGGGACAGGGGACCCCCAGCCTAGCCCTGGCCCTGAgtctttcccccctctccccatctctggcCCCTTCTCTGGCCCCTTCTCTGGCCCCTTCTCTAGCCCCATCTCTGGCCCCATCAGCACCCCTCTACCCAGCTCTGAGGCCGCCGATAGCTCTCACCTATTCCTTCCCCAATACTCACCCATCTCTTCCTATGAAGATGAGAAAGAAGAAATGGAGGATCCTTTGGGTGAtgaagagggggatagagaggggatggagggagagttggaggatggagagatggagggccTTGAGTtgaaagatgaagaggaggaggaagaagtagaagaagaggaggaggagcagcatgaagaagaagaagaggaataa